From Lolium perenne isolate Kyuss_39 chromosome 5, Kyuss_2.0, whole genome shotgun sequence, a single genomic window includes:
- the LOC127300514 gene encoding polyubiquitin 11-like → MQLLVKCPTGRTICLRVRPSDTLSTVKAKIQEQHRLFFDGVQLEDNLTLADYGIKHKSTLDLQESMQIYVMETLAGRTFTLEVDSLDTIEEVKSKIRANEGFPKGRQCRIFANKQLEDDRTLADLNICKESTLLLVLHPFNAGGRMIIFVKTLDGKTFRLQVESSATIEDIKMKIYELESTCPSKQRIIYDGKQLEDGRTLADYDVKEENTLHLCYCLCGC, encoded by the coding sequence ATGCAACTACTCGTGAAGTGCCCCACTGGCAGGACAATCTGCCTCAGGGTTCGGCCATCAGATACCCTCTCTACTGTCAAGGCCAAGATTCAGGAACAACACCGCCTTTTCTTTGATGGAGTGCAGCTAGAGGACAACCTTACACTGGCTGATTATGGCATTAAGCACAAGTCCACGCTTGACCTCCAAGAAAGTATGCAAATCTATGTAATGGAGACCCTAGCAGGCAGGACCTTCACTCTTGAGGTTGACAGCTTGGATACCATTGAAGAGGTGAAGTCCAAGATCCGGGCTAATGAGGGCTTTCCCAAGGGTCGGCAATGTCGCATCTTTGCCAACAAGCAGCTGGAGGACGACCGCACCTTGGCAGACCTCAACATTTGCAAGGAGTCCACGCTCCTCCTTGTCCTCCACCCTTTCAATGCAGGAGGTAGGATGATCATCTTCGTGAAGACCCTGGATGGAAAGACATTCCGTCTTCAGGTTGAGAGCTCAGCTACCATCGAAGATATCAAGATGAAGATCTATGAGCTGGAGAGCACTTGCCCGTCAAAGCAACGCATCATCTATGATGGCAAGCAGCTGGAGGACGGCCGCACCCTGGCGGATTACGACGTTAAGGAGGAAAATACTCTTCATTTGTGCTACTGCCTTTGTGGTTGTTGA